The Luteolibacter rhizosphaerae genome window below encodes:
- a CDS encoding PVC-type heme-binding CxxCH protein, which translates to MPKNPFPRILLGALAIGAAHGAEEPFNTEKSETSPLSAAQAAADWKLPPGFRATVFAAEPDVRQPIAMCMDDRGRLWVAESYMYAGHSGGYYEPKLRDRIVILEDTDHDGIHDKRSVFADGLERLTSIQTGLGGVWALTLPKLVFIPDQNRDDSPDGPALPLLDGFDVKGSAHTMANGLKWGPDGWLYGRQGILAHSLLGTPGTEAGARKKMNGGVWRYHPGRKTVEVVAEGTTNPWGMDWDQHGEAFMINTVIGHLWHVIPGAHYKRMFGDDYNPYIFEQIDQHADHVHWDTAEKWDEIRQGISAESSSAGGGHAHTGLMIYQGDNWPEEYRGNLFTINFHGRRLNREYLEATGSGFTGKHQPDLAFSADPWFRGIDLLYGPDGGVFIADWSDTGECHDDDGIHRQSGRIYKITHGNPPPPAVADVAALLPEQLVPLLSHSNEWFARHARLALQHLAAKEGATEAIVAALLQQLEAGATPAIKLRALWALHAIGKADRALLMGLLNHPESPLRIWAIRLLLDDASQVDPALAAVLADLSLKETNPTVRLALASGLQRMPLSSRAPLATPLLRHAEDATDHNLSLMLWYGIEPMAVDHRLELADLAKSCAIPLVRNHIARRLAMAPADPQGAFDSLIKHAVSAPDEWRLDLLSGLAKSLEGASNPAAPASWPQLAGVLATTSHSGLQQLYRSIGALYRDPAAIAANLSVAADEHANTESRVIALRALATIREPNSLELARTLVGKPGLTPIAIERLSLDSHITDAALLIGRLPTLSTNDKPHAIAALISRKPWATLLLDAIETGSLPASLLSSFQVRQLRSLDDPALSNRITALWGDMRDLSAEKAAALQEWKTYLTPKTLGQADKQKGKEVFSQLCAACHKMYGEGGMAGPELTGSGRDNLDYLLTNILDPSAVVAKENQLSIVTLKDGRVLSGMIRSRDERSTTLQTLTEKTTLPTSGIAKIETLPNSLMPEGLINTLPREQVRDLIAWLMDKNAANEATPARFTLAGDWKIEVTPASGGTTTLEIAPPQHREVSSENFASLPVYNPEGGGWNNGAKFAGNLAEACSTPHLVDTASVVLRSSENADATAFQRGKDWEIEPVWGTFGRMEGGAIHVNTPVYASYRHSFLRIDSIAQAPDGTISVIQGKGTAAAPTPPSLPDGSHLLGQIWIPGPIPKLTEDHLFPILEARYPAKPPAITAADRFPRLLEKLRTGAPVRILAWGDSVTAAVYLPPAERWQEQFVARLRTKFPQTKIELITEAWGGRTTTAYLNEPPGSEHNYAEKVLATKPDLVIAEFVNDAGLPPEHWTNNYRKIYDDFRSIGADWIILTPHYIRPSWMGLEKERDIDTDPRPYVAFLRNLPAAHPVLIADASARYGRLWRQGIPFTSLMVNSINHPNAQGMTLFADALDELFPAP; encoded by the coding sequence ATGCCCAAGAACCCGTTTCCCCGCATCCTTCTCGGCGCTCTCGCCATCGGCGCCGCCCACGGAGCGGAGGAGCCTTTCAACACCGAGAAATCGGAGACCAGCCCCTTGTCCGCCGCCCAAGCTGCCGCGGACTGGAAATTGCCGCCGGGCTTCCGCGCCACCGTCTTCGCAGCGGAACCGGATGTCCGCCAACCGATCGCGATGTGCATGGACGACCGCGGCCGGCTCTGGGTCGCGGAGAGCTACATGTATGCGGGCCACAGTGGCGGCTACTATGAGCCGAAGCTGCGCGACCGCATCGTCATCCTGGAGGACACGGACCACGACGGGATCCACGACAAGCGCTCGGTCTTCGCGGATGGTCTGGAACGGCTCACCAGCATTCAGACCGGCTTGGGCGGGGTATGGGCCTTGACCCTGCCGAAGCTCGTCTTCATCCCGGATCAAAACCGCGATGACTCTCCCGATGGCCCCGCGCTGCCGCTGCTCGACGGCTTCGATGTGAAAGGCTCCGCCCACACGATGGCGAACGGCCTGAAGTGGGGACCGGATGGCTGGCTCTACGGACGCCAAGGAATCCTCGCCCATTCGCTGTTAGGCACACCGGGCACGGAGGCAGGGGCGCGGAAGAAGATGAACGGCGGCGTGTGGCGCTATCACCCCGGCAGGAAGACCGTGGAAGTGGTGGCGGAGGGCACGACCAACCCTTGGGGCATGGACTGGGACCAACATGGCGAGGCCTTCATGATCAACACGGTGATCGGCCACCTCTGGCACGTGATTCCGGGAGCACACTACAAGCGGATGTTCGGCGATGACTACAATCCCTACATCTTCGAGCAGATCGATCAGCACGCGGATCACGTGCACTGGGACACGGCGGAGAAGTGGGATGAGATCCGGCAGGGCATCAGTGCGGAATCTTCCTCCGCCGGCGGCGGGCATGCCCACACCGGGCTGATGATCTACCAAGGCGACAACTGGCCGGAGGAATACCGGGGCAATCTCTTCACGATCAACTTCCATGGTCGTCGTCTGAACCGGGAATACTTGGAAGCAACAGGCAGCGGTTTCACCGGCAAGCACCAGCCCGATCTGGCCTTCTCCGCAGACCCTTGGTTCCGGGGCATCGATCTGCTCTACGGCCCGGATGGCGGCGTCTTCATCGCGGACTGGTCGGATACCGGCGAATGCCATGATGACGATGGCATCCACCGCCAGTCCGGGCGCATCTACAAGATTACCCACGGCAATCCCCCTCCACCCGCCGTAGCGGATGTGGCCGCCCTGTTGCCGGAGCAATTGGTTCCTCTACTCTCTCATTCCAACGAGTGGTTTGCCCGACACGCCCGACTGGCCTTGCAGCACCTCGCCGCAAAGGAAGGAGCGACGGAAGCCATCGTCGCCGCGCTTCTTCAGCAACTCGAAGCCGGCGCCACCCCGGCCATCAAGCTCCGCGCCCTCTGGGCCCTCCATGCGATTGGCAAGGCTGATCGAGCTTTGCTCATGGGTCTCCTGAATCATCCCGAATCTCCGCTCCGCATCTGGGCCATCCGCTTGCTACTCGACGATGCGTCGCAGGTTGATCCCGCCTTGGCCGCCGTTCTCGCCGACCTCTCCCTGAAGGAGACCAACCCCACCGTGCGGCTCGCGCTCGCCAGCGGCCTACAGCGCATGCCCCTCTCCTCCCGCGCCCCGCTCGCCACTCCCTTGCTGCGCCATGCGGAAGACGCCACCGATCACAACCTCTCGCTCATGCTCTGGTATGGCATCGAGCCCATGGCCGTGGATCACCGCTTGGAACTCGCCGATCTCGCAAAATCCTGTGCCATCCCGCTTGTCCGCAACCACATCGCCCGACGCCTCGCGATGGCCCCTGCGGATCCCCAAGGAGCCTTCGACTCTCTGATCAAACACGCGGTGTCAGCCCCCGATGAATGGAGGCTCGACCTTCTTTCCGGCCTCGCGAAGTCACTGGAAGGCGCGAGCAATCCCGCAGCTCCGGCTTCGTGGCCCCAGCTCGCCGGAGTCTTGGCCACCACAAGCCATTCCGGGCTCCAGCAACTCTATCGTTCGATCGGAGCCCTCTACCGCGACCCCGCGGCAATCGCGGCAAATCTCTCGGTCGCTGCAGATGAGCACGCCAACACCGAATCCCGCGTGATCGCCCTGCGCGCCCTCGCCACCATTCGTGAACCAAACTCGCTCGAACTCGCCCGCACCTTGGTGGGCAAGCCCGGCCTCACACCGATCGCGATCGAACGCCTCAGCTTGGACAGCCACATCACGGACGCCGCCCTGCTCATCGGGCGGCTGCCCACCCTCTCCACCAACGACAAGCCTCATGCCATCGCAGCCCTGATCTCCCGCAAGCCTTGGGCGACTCTGCTGCTGGATGCCATCGAGACCGGCTCCCTGCCCGCATCCCTGCTCTCCTCCTTCCAAGTCCGGCAGCTCCGCTCGCTGGATGACCCCGCACTTTCTAACAGAATCACCGCGCTATGGGGAGACATGCGCGACCTGAGCGCGGAGAAGGCAGCCGCCCTGCAGGAATGGAAGACCTACCTGACACCGAAGACCCTCGGCCAAGCCGATAAACAGAAGGGCAAGGAAGTCTTCAGTCAGCTCTGTGCCGCATGCCACAAGATGTATGGCGAAGGCGGCATGGCAGGACCGGAGCTCACCGGCAGCGGCCGTGACAACCTCGATTACTTGCTGACCAATATCCTCGATCCAAGCGCGGTCGTGGCGAAGGAAAATCAACTCTCCATCGTCACGCTGAAGGACGGCCGCGTGCTCAGCGGCATGATCCGCTCCCGCGACGAACGCAGCACGACGCTCCAAACCCTGACAGAAAAGACCACCCTCCCCACCTCCGGCATCGCCAAGATCGAAACCCTCCCGAACTCCCTCATGCCGGAGGGCCTGATCAATACCCTGCCACGCGAGCAAGTCCGCGACCTCATCGCCTGGCTGATGGATAAGAACGCCGCGAACGAAGCCACACCCGCCCGCTTCACCCTCGCCGGCGACTGGAAGATCGAAGTGACACCGGCCAGCGGCGGCACGACCACCTTGGAAATCGCACCACCGCAGCATCGGGAGGTGAGCTCCGAGAACTTCGCCTCGCTGCCGGTCTACAACCCCGAAGGCGGAGGATGGAACAATGGCGCGAAGTTCGCCGGCAACCTCGCCGAAGCCTGCTCCACCCCGCATCTCGTCGATACTGCCAGCGTGGTACTACGTTCCTCGGAGAACGCGGATGCTACGGCCTTCCAGCGCGGCAAGGATTGGGAGATCGAACCGGTCTGGGGAACCTTCGGCAGGATGGAAGGCGGAGCCATCCATGTGAACACCCCGGTCTACGCCAGCTATCGGCACAGCTTCCTGCGGATCGACTCCATCGCGCAAGCGCCGGACGGCACCATCTCCGTGATCCAAGGCAAGGGCACTGCCGCTGCACCGACGCCCCCTTCCCTGCCGGACGGCTCACACCTGCTCGGCCAGATCTGGATCCCCGGCCCGATCCCCAAGCTCACTGAGGACCACCTCTTCCCCATCCTCGAAGCCCGTTACCCTGCCAAGCCTCCCGCCATCACCGCGGCCGATCGATTCCCCCGTCTGCTGGAAAAGCTCCGCACCGGCGCACCGGTCCGCATCCTCGCCTGGGGCGATAGCGTGACCGCCGCCGTCTACCTGCCTCCGGCCGAGCGCTGGCAGGAGCAATTCGTCGCCCGCCTTCGCACGAAGTTCCCGCAGACGAAGATCGAGCTGATCACCGAGGCATGGGGCGGCCGCACCACCACCGCCTACCTAAACGAGCCTCCCGGCTCCGAGCACAACTACGCGGAGAAGGTCCTCGCCACCAAACCCGACCTGGTGATCGCCGAGTTCGTCAACGACGCCGGTCTCCCTCCCGAGCATTGGACGAACAATTACCGCAAGATCTACGATGACTTCCGTAGCATCGGCGCGGATTGGATCATCCTCACCCCCCACTACATCCGGCCCTCGTGGATGGGCTTGGAGAAGGAGCGCGACATCGACACCGACCCGCGCCCCTACGTCGCCTTCCTCAGAAACCTGCCCGCCGCACACCCCGTGCTCATCGCCGATGCCTCCGCTCGCTACGGCCGCCTCTGGCGCCAGGGCATCCCCTTCACCTCGCTCATGGTGAACTCGATCAACCACCCGAATGCCCAGGGCATGACCCTCTTTGCCGACGCGCTCGACGAACTCTTCCCCGCTCCTTGA
- a CDS encoding ATP-binding protein encodes MNRSLHTWHNMLRLLCHAFQLETDGSDHKCEERLIHEAKHLNAKGKLIVPIIDDAHLLPIDALRKLRLLLEDFPKNHNLILFGQSALNTTLQLCINHDMRSRITYSAKIDSLAPHTITDFIHSQLDRVGLPHHTFTAAAANLIIRSSEGDAPRGQKPLHRRTHRSRARPHQNRRPQTGQRCPPPAPLAAQPAERTRSPRHRLHQPAAPFPRASNNALLQTKTFR; translated from the coding sequence ATCAACCGCTCGCTCCACACCTGGCACAACATGCTCCGGCTCCTGTGCCATGCCTTCCAGCTCGAAACCGACGGTTCCGACCACAAGTGCGAGGAACGCCTCATCCACGAAGCCAAACACCTCAACGCCAAGGGAAAACTCATCGTCCCGATCATCGACGACGCCCACCTCCTGCCCATCGACGCACTGCGCAAGCTCCGCCTGCTCCTGGAGGACTTTCCAAAGAACCATAACCTCATCCTCTTCGGACAATCCGCTCTCAACACCACCCTCCAGCTCTGCATCAACCACGACATGCGCTCGCGCATCACCTACTCGGCTAAGATCGATTCACTCGCCCCGCACACCATCACCGACTTCATCCACAGCCAGCTCGACCGCGTCGGCCTCCCGCACCACACCTTCACCGCAGCCGCGGCCAACCTCATCATCCGCAGCTCCGAAGGGGACGCTCCACGCGGTCAAAAACCTCTGCATCGGCGCACTCATCGAAGCCGTGCGCGACCGCACCAAAACCGTCGACCTCAAACAGGTCAACGCTGTCCTCCTCCAGCCCCACTGGCGGCACAACCAGCAGAACGAACCCGCTCCCCAAGGCATCGTCTTCACCAACCAGCCGCCCCTTTTCCCAGAGCCTCTAACAACGCCCTCCTCCAGACTAAAACTTTCCGGTGA
- a CDS encoding M42 family metallopeptidase produces MAIDVSLLSRVCEAPGAPGFEKLIRELVLKEIEGLADEIRVDNMGNVVALKKGKSSAKRAMAAAHMDEIGFIVTHVDDKGFIRFNPLGGFDPKTLTSQRVIVHGKKDLLGVMGSKPTHIMQPEDRNKPAKITDYFIDTGLPKKEVAKYIEVGNPVTRWSPLLELGECVNVKSLDNRVCVFLLIEALRALSKSRKKPAYDFYAVFTVQEEVGLRGANVSALEIKPDFGFGLDTTIAYDVPGSTPQERCTALGEGAGIKIMDSSVICDYRMVAFMKKTADKYKIKWQPEILAAGGTDTAGLQRMVPGGSIAGAVSVPTRHIHQTIETVNKKDLEASINLLVACVCELDKGDWKF; encoded by the coding sequence ATGGCCATTGATGTGTCCTTGCTCTCCCGTGTGTGCGAAGCCCCCGGTGCGCCGGGATTTGAGAAACTGATCCGCGAACTCGTCCTGAAGGAAATCGAAGGCCTAGCCGACGAGATCCGGGTGGACAACATGGGGAACGTGGTGGCGCTGAAGAAGGGCAAGTCCTCCGCGAAGCGGGCGATGGCCGCGGCGCACATGGACGAGATCGGCTTCATCGTGACGCATGTGGATGACAAGGGCTTCATCCGCTTCAATCCGCTGGGCGGGTTCGACCCGAAGACGCTGACTTCCCAGCGCGTGATCGTTCACGGCAAGAAAGACCTGCTGGGTGTGATGGGCTCCAAGCCGACGCACATCATGCAGCCGGAGGACCGCAACAAGCCGGCGAAGATCACGGACTACTTCATCGATACCGGCCTGCCGAAGAAGGAGGTGGCGAAATACATCGAGGTGGGCAACCCGGTGACGCGCTGGAGCCCGCTGCTGGAGCTGGGCGAGTGCGTGAACGTGAAGTCGCTCGACAACCGGGTGTGCGTCTTCCTGCTGATCGAGGCGCTGCGCGCGTTGAGCAAGTCGCGCAAGAAGCCTGCCTACGATTTCTACGCCGTCTTCACCGTGCAGGAGGAAGTGGGCCTGCGCGGCGCGAATGTCTCCGCGCTGGAGATCAAGCCGGACTTCGGTTTCGGGCTTGATACCACGATCGCCTACGATGTTCCCGGCTCGACCCCGCAGGAGCGTTGCACCGCGCTGGGCGAGGGTGCGGGGATCAAGATCATGGATAGCTCGGTGATCTGCGACTACCGCATGGTGGCCTTTATGAAGAAGACCGCGGACAAGTACAAGATCAAGTGGCAGCCGGAGATCCTGGCGGCGGGCGGCACGGATACCGCGGGCCTGCAGCGGATGGTGCCCGGTGGCTCGATCGCGGGTGCGGTCTCGGTGCCGACGCGGCACATTCACCAGACGATCGAGACGGTGAACAAGAAGGACCTGGAGGCTTCGATCAATCTCCTCGTGGCCTGTGTCTGCGAGCTGGACAAGGGCGACTGGAAATTCTGA
- a CDS encoding SDR family NAD(P)-dependent oxidoreductase, with protein sequence MSSTLPPFRLDGRVAWVTGSSRGLGRAIAETLAAAGAKTVVNCFASREQGEAVVAAIKAAGGEAMLVAGDATDEAEVDRMATEIEAVFGPVDILVANATPFQPMKKLEEYTWAEHESMLEAFIKSPFILTKRLAPSMKARKRGRIINITSEVYHISMPAFSAYVAAKGGQIGWSRSMSNELAPDGITVNTVAPGWIPVERHDKVPEEDKAGYLATIPLGRWGKPSDVANAVAYFASEEAGFVTGQTLIVSGGRTPW encoded by the coding sequence ATGTCTTCCACCCTTCCTCCTTTCCGTCTCGACGGCCGCGTCGCCTGGGTCACCGGATCCAGCCGCGGTCTCGGTCGGGCGATCGCCGAAACCCTCGCCGCTGCCGGTGCGAAGACCGTCGTGAATTGCTTCGCCAGCCGCGAGCAGGGGGAAGCCGTCGTCGCCGCCATCAAGGCCGCCGGTGGGGAAGCCATGCTGGTCGCAGGCGATGCCACCGATGAGGCGGAGGTGGACCGCATGGCCACCGAGATCGAAGCCGTCTTCGGCCCCGTCGATATCCTCGTCGCGAATGCCACCCCCTTCCAGCCCATGAAGAAGCTGGAGGAATACACCTGGGCCGAGCACGAGTCGATGCTCGAAGCCTTCATCAAGAGCCCCTTCATCCTCACCAAGCGCCTCGCCCCCTCCATGAAGGCCCGCAAGCGCGGCCGGATCATCAATATCACCAGCGAGGTCTACCACATCAGCATGCCCGCCTTCAGCGCCTACGTCGCCGCCAAGGGCGGCCAGATCGGCTGGAGCCGCTCGATGTCGAACGAGCTCGCCCCGGACGGCATCACCGTGAACACCGTCGCCCCCGGCTGGATCCCCGTGGAGCGCCACGACAAAGTGCCGGAGGAGGACAAGGCCGGCTACCTCGCCACCATCCCGCTCGGCCGCTGGGGCAAGCCCTCCGACGTCGCCAATGCCGTCGCCTACTTCGCCTCTGAAGAAGCCGGCTTCGTCACCGGCCAAACCCTCATCGTCAGCGGCGGCCGCACCCCATGGTGA